A genome region from Hymenobacter tibetensis includes the following:
- a CDS encoding YihY/virulence factor BrkB family protein, with the protein MTKVQGPHPTRRQNFTTTLILLRRAARELVANDPLRLGAATAFFTTFALPPIVLILVQVLGSVYSTAAVRMMLLTKLSNLLGSSAAELVEQILQNVTNVQRSRLLTWLGFAFLLFIATTLFVVIQHSLNQLWQIRPRRGGRRFDKALKERARSLGVLVATGLLSLITFLTDAVIAFVTDYVRDFDTNVGYYLFVAVSQVTSLLILAAWFAITFRNLSSAKVPWRAVLRGAALTAVLIDLGEFVLGRLLVQRNLGPIYGAASSIVLVLLFVFYSAMIFYFGACFTKAYAHYVGMDIKPKKSAVRYRLVDIEE; encoded by the coding sequence ATGACAAAAGTACAAGGGCCGCACCCAACCCGCCGCCAGAATTTTACAACTACCCTGATTTTGTTGCGCCGAGCGGCCCGTGAGCTGGTGGCCAACGACCCGCTTCGCCTAGGTGCTGCCACGGCTTTCTTCACGACCTTCGCCCTGCCGCCTATTGTGCTCATCTTGGTACAGGTGCTTGGCTCGGTGTATTCCACGGCAGCCGTGCGAATGATGCTGCTTACCAAACTCTCCAACTTATTGGGGTCGTCGGCAGCTGAACTAGTAGAGCAGATTCTCCAGAACGTAACCAACGTGCAGCGCAGCCGCTTGCTCACGTGGCTCGGGTTTGCATTTCTGCTCTTCATTGCCACCACGCTCTTCGTCGTTATTCAGCACTCGCTCAACCAACTCTGGCAGATACGGCCGCGGCGGGGGGGCCGGCGCTTCGATAAAGCCCTCAAAGAGCGCGCCCGCTCCTTGGGTGTGCTCGTAGCCACGGGCTTGCTCTCGCTGATAACGTTTCTAACTGACGCTGTCATTGCCTTCGTGACCGACTACGTGCGTGACTTCGACACAAACGTTGGGTACTACCTATTCGTGGCGGTCAGCCAAGTCACTTCTCTGCTGATTTTGGCGGCATGGTTTGCCATCACTTTTCGCAACCTGAGCAGCGCGAAAGTGCCGTGGCGGGCGGTATTACGGGGCGCGGCTCTCACAGCCGTCCTCATCGATTTAGGAGAATTCGTGCTGGGGCGGTTGCTGGTACAACGCAATCTAGGCCCCATCTACGGCGCAGCCTCCAGCATTGTGCTGGTGCTCTTGTTTGTGTTCTACTCGGCCATGATTTTCTATTTCGGGGCCTGCTTTACCAAAGCGTATGCGCACTACGTGGGCATGGATATCAAGCCCAAGAAATCCGCGGTGCGGTACCGGCTAGTTGATATCGAAGAATAA
- a CDS encoding four-helix bundle copper-binding protein: MYQSPTSLTDNQTVLDALNRCVAACELCATACLQEEHVQHMVGCIAIDRDCADICALTARLVARGSVHAKHIMRECIEVCQLCQNECAKHNDPHCQQCAAACKACVEACRAWNS, encoded by the coding sequence ATGTACCAATCCCCTACCTCCCTAACTGACAACCAAACCGTTCTTGACGCGCTGAATCGCTGCGTAGCTGCCTGCGAGCTGTGTGCCACTGCCTGTTTGCAAGAAGAGCACGTTCAGCACATGGTAGGCTGTATAGCCATCGACCGGGACTGCGCCGATATTTGTGCACTGACGGCCCGCCTGGTAGCCCGTGGCTCAGTGCACGCCAAGCACATCATGCGCGAGTGCATCGAGGTATGTCAGCTTTGTCAGAATGAGTGCGCCAAGCACAATGACCCTCACTGCCAGCAGTGCGCCGCTGCCTGCAAAGCCTGCGTGGAAGCCTGCCGGGCCTGGAATAGCTAA